In one window of Bdellovibrio bacteriovorus W DNA:
- a CDS encoding oxidase-related protein (COG4638 Phenylpropionate dioxygenase and related ring-hydroxylating dioxygenases, large terminal subunit): MYSGFLKNVWYVGLPSQELKAGKALSRKILGEPVVFFRDTQGVAKAIRDICPHRGIPLSYGRMVNDTIECPYHGWKFDGSGMCTEIPSLCPGQDLNPNKIKVRSYPVYESQGLIWIFVGDKNAEPESAPKIPRLQAFDSEVKPNLTYVVNFPCHVDHAVIGLMDPAHGPYVHKSWFWRSEKTMLEKKKNFAPVDYGFQMVRHTPSKNSKAYKILGGAPTTEITFSLPCIRVEHIQVGKRNFYSVTALTPVDEVNTRVTQLAYWDIPWLSLLKPALHIFSKNFLGQDMDAVTKQQDGLKYDPSLMLIKDADTQAKWYYSLKTEFHEAQEQKREFVNPVKATELRWRS, encoded by the coding sequence ATGTATAGTGGATTTCTTAAGAACGTTTGGTATGTGGGATTGCCTTCACAAGAACTAAAAGCTGGTAAGGCCTTGAGTCGCAAAATTCTTGGCGAACCGGTTGTATTCTTCCGTGATACTCAAGGGGTTGCAAAGGCCATTCGTGATATCTGCCCTCATCGTGGAATTCCTCTTAGCTATGGTCGCATGGTTAATGACACTATTGAGTGTCCTTATCACGGTTGGAAATTTGATGGCTCTGGCATGTGCACAGAAATTCCTTCTCTATGCCCAGGACAAGATTTAAATCCGAATAAAATTAAAGTTCGCAGTTATCCAGTCTATGAGTCCCAAGGACTGATTTGGATTTTTGTAGGAGATAAAAACGCCGAGCCTGAAAGTGCGCCTAAGATTCCTCGCTTGCAGGCGTTTGATTCTGAAGTGAAGCCAAATCTAACCTATGTGGTGAATTTTCCATGTCATGTCGATCATGCTGTGATTGGTTTGATGGACCCTGCACATGGACCCTATGTGCATAAGAGCTGGTTCTGGCGCTCTGAAAAAACAATGCTGGAGAAAAAGAAGAATTTTGCTCCGGTAGATTATGGTTTTCAGATGGTGCGCCACACTCCCTCTAAAAACTCTAAAGCCTATAAGATTCTAGGCGGAGCACCGACGACAGAGATTACGTTCTCTCTTCCGTGCATTCGTGTTGAACATATTCAAGTGGGTAAGAGAAATTTTTATTCTGTAACAGCTCTGACTCCAGTGGATGAAGTGAACACGCGTGTTACGCAGCTTGCTTACTGGGACATCCCTTGGTTGAGCCTTTTGAAACCGGCTCTTCATATCTTTTCTAAGAACTTCTTGGGACAGGATATGGATGCGGTGACGAAGCAACAAGATGGCTTGAAATACGATCCTAGCTTAATGCTGATCAAGGATGCCGATACTCAAGCTAAATGGTACTACTCTTTAAAGACTGAGTTCCATGAGGCACAAGAGCAGAAGCGAGAATTTGTGAACCCAGTAAAAGCCACAGAACTTCGCTGGAGAAGTTAG
- a CDS encoding methylenetetrahydrofolate dehydrogenase (NADP+) / methenyltetrahydrofolate cyclohydrolase (COG0190 5,10-methylene-tetrahydrofolate dehydrogenase/Methenyl tetrahydrofolate cyclohydrolase) — MLVLNGTEVAKKVKSDLIPIVERFAAQKGRSPHLSVVIVGDDEASHVYVRNKKKACESIGMTSGIYELPAETSQEEVLSLIKKLNADDGVDGILVQFPLPSHISSFEVLKTVAPEKDADGLTYLSLGYFFAGKDLVRPCTPEGVMAILENYNIKVEGKRVAVVGRSNIVGKPMAQLMTRANATVTVCHSKTQNIRSVLQESDIVVVAAGKARLFGKDDFKKGAVVVDVGIHRDSSKKLCGDVRFEELEGWAQAATPVPGGVGPMTIASLLKNTCHLAMLRANLK; from the coding sequence ATGCTCGTCTTGAATGGTACAGAGGTCGCCAAGAAGGTGAAATCAGATTTAATTCCGATAGTTGAGAGATTTGCTGCTCAAAAAGGACGCTCTCCCCATTTGTCAGTGGTCATAGTCGGAGATGATGAAGCCAGTCATGTCTATGTTCGTAATAAGAAAAAGGCCTGTGAATCCATTGGTATGACCTCTGGAATTTATGAGCTACCAGCAGAAACCTCGCAGGAAGAGGTTTTATCCCTTATTAAGAAGCTCAATGCAGACGACGGTGTTGATGGAATTTTGGTTCAATTCCCTCTCCCTTCTCATATCTCCTCATTTGAAGTATTAAAAACGGTGGCTCCAGAAAAGGATGCAGACGGTTTAACTTATCTTTCATTAGGATACTTCTTTGCAGGGAAAGATCTTGTTCGCCCATGCACTCCAGAGGGAGTTATGGCGATCTTAGAAAACTACAATATCAAAGTTGAAGGCAAGCGCGTTGCTGTTGTGGGAAGAAGCAATATCGTCGGAAAACCCATGGCGCAGCTCATGACCCGAGCGAATGCGACGGTGACAGTGTGTCACTCTAAAACTCAAAATATTCGCAGCGTTCTTCAGGAGTCCGATATTGTTGTGGTCGCCGCAGGAAAAGCGCGTTTATTTGGTAAAGATGACTTTAAAAAAGGCGCCGTCGTTGTAGACGTCGGTATTCATAGAGATTCTTCGAAAAAACTTTGCGGAGATGTGCGCTTTGAGGAGCTAGAGGGCTGGGCCCAAGCAGCGACCCCAGTCCCTGGCGGTGTGGGCCCAATGACTATTGCAAGTCTCTTGAAGAATACCTGCCATTTAGCTATGTTACGGGCAAATCTGAAATAG